From the genome of Marasmius oreades isolate 03SP1 chromosome 1, whole genome shotgun sequence:
ACAGACTCAGTGCAGGCTTTGGTGATGGTTAGTCCAGAGAAGATTTCTAAACAGATGGTTAAATGGGCTGCCTCACTTGCGGACGAAAGTATCGTTCTTGTCGAGGGTGTCGTCAAGAAGACTCCCGAACCCATCAAGAGCGCTAGCGTTGAAGACGTCGAAGTACTTGTGATTCAGGTGGGTTTCTGTGCTTTACTCTCGTTTTCACATCGTAATACCCTCGGCCTGAAGATACACCTCATCTCTGGAGTCGAGAGAAGACTCCCATTCACGGTCGACGACGCAAACCGTCCAGATGCCGACATTGACGCAGAGGGTGCTCAGTTCAACAGAGTGCTCCTTGACACGAGGCTTAATAACCGAGTTATCGATCTGCGTGTGAGTGTTTGTTTTGATTCCGTTTCTTCACAACAAAGCCCAACCCATTGAAACAGACACAAACCAATCAAGCGATCTTCAGGTTGCAATCCGCGATCGGCGATCTCTTCCGAGACTACCTTAGCTCAAACGGGTTTATTGAAATCCACTCACCCAAACTTCAAGGAGCTGCGACGGAATCTGGGGCTTCAGTGTTCAAAGTCAACTACTTCAAAGGTCACATTCTTCCTCTCTTGTGTATTTTCTGCAATTCACACTCTCCATAGGACATGCCTTTCTGGCTCAGTCACCCCAATTGGCGAAACAAATGGCTATCGCCGCTGATTTCGAACGAGTTTATGAAATAGGGCCCGTTTTCAGAGCAGAAGATTCCAACACTCATCGTCATCTCACCGAATTTATGGGACTGGATCTGGAGATGGCGATTGAGGAGCATTATCACGAGGTTGTAGAACTCCTGGATGGTCTTTTCATTAGCATCTTCCGTGGCTTGAAAGAGAAGTATAAGAAAGAGATTGACGTCGTCAACAAGCAATTCCCGGCGGACGAATTCAAGTGGAGAGAAGGAGACGAAGGAACTTTAAAGCTCACCTTTAGGCAAGCCCTTGATCTTCTGGTAGAGGACGGTGTACCCAGAGAGGAATTGGACGACATCAAGTTCGTTACTCGGCTCAGTTTACGTCTTCATATGGCTGATGTCTTGACAGTACAGAAAACGAAAAAAGGCTCGGGAGGATTGTTAAAGCGAAATACGACACCGATTATTTCATCATTGACAAGTTTCCCATCGAGCTTCGCCCATTCTATACAATGCCAGATCCGGAAGATCCCGTGAGTCACTCCTATCGTTCATTCCGTCGCTCATCTGTTGATGGATGGATGTACAGACTCTTACCAACTCGTATGATTTCTTCATGCGCGGTGAGGAGATCTTATCCGGAGCGCAGCGAATACACGACCAGAAAGTACTTGCCGAGAAGATGATAGCTAAGGGTGTGGATCCCGAGTCCATGACAGGATATATGGATGCCTTCAGACTCGGTTGTCCTCCGCATGGCGGCGGCGGGATTGGGTTGGAGCGAGTCTTGATGTTGTTTTTGAAACTCAACAACATTCGGCGTGCATCTCTATTCCCAAGGGATCCCAAAAGATTGGAACCATAATCAAGCTGTAGACATGTACGAAAAGCGTAAGTTAGAAATATGTATCACGTTCTTCGGCACCAACTGAACATGTAGGTGGAGTTATCGCTTGACGATCGCGATATTGTAAGTATATGGAGTAAGCGGAACGAAATCCATAACGGAATAATTTCCATACATATGACCAAAGGAGTGAAAGTGTGCCAGCATCCTTTCCTTCCGTTTCTAACTTACCAACATTACCAGTGCAGCCTCCACactcctttcccttccttcaCTCGTATCTAATCTTCCCCATCCGAGATATCTGGCTTCCGACCGGAATGGATGCTTCCAAAGTGTCCCCCTCTGAGGCAGGATCAGGAAGTAACACTGACAATtctgtctacggcgaccatACCAATACGTTAGGAAAGAGGTTGATTGGAATCGCAATTGTCATTGGACTCTCGCTCATAGGATTGTTTCTTTGGGTGAGAATCGCAAAGTGGCCCCGTAGGAAACTCAGGAAATTAGGATGTACCTGTCTACCTGAGCCACGAAGGAGCAAGAAGAGTTTGGCGGAGGAGGCTAGTAGGACGAATGCAGAGATTGCTGAGCACCACAATACCACGACGTCTCAGGGAAATGGGAATGGCAGCGGGAATCTGAGGTTGACGATTCCGGCCTCAGACTACAAAAGCAAACAAAGGTCACCGGAGGAAAATGCAGCAATTCAGACTGCCGAAGCAGATAACAAGCAGATCCGGGGAGGACCGAGCTTTACATATGTAGCTCATTGGCCTAGCAAAGGTCGCCATTGGGATGATGCTGGACTCAAGGTAAATTCATCTGTCGCTTCTCATCCTCGGTATTGAGTACCCTCCCTTCACCTAGTCCACTAGTCGATCTGCGAAAGCGTGATACCCTTGCGCCAAGTGTGCTGTATATGTATATAATACTCGTGTATATGTACATCATTCACCCTGTTCACCAGCATCCGTAATCCGCGCATGTCCGGTCCCGAGTGAAAAATGACAGCGATTTGTTCGAGGTTTGATACGGATACATTACTGATGGTGACGATAGGTCTCCGATTATTCACATAGCGAAGCGAAGGTCTGGAGGCGAAGGTAAGAAAACGGCTTTATTGGAACACACAGTGTAGAATATACTTGACTTTACTGCGAGATACTGGGACGGATAAATACAACAGCTAGGATAAATGTGAAAACAGGGGAGATAGCAATGATTCACGAACCAAATCGATCAACTTCCTACCGGCGTCGACTCCGCCGCCCACTTGAGCGGGAGACATTGGATTGCCCAATCACGTTCGGGGGAATGGAACTGCCCTCCAATGCAGCCGCAATCACTTCCGCTGGAAGATCTATTTGGACACCATCCGCGTAAGTCAATGCATCCAGAGGAGAATAAGCGGGGGGATCCCGTCTAGACAACGACGCCGTGGCTAGTGTATCGTCCTCCAGACGCTGTTGACTCGCCCCGCTTCCCGTTCTGCGATGGTCCGACCGTGGCAGAGCCTGCAAATGGATATCACGAGGATTGGGCGTCGGAGGTTCTGGGCTCAAAGGAGACTCGGGAGGTGGGTGTACCTGTACTGTTGTGTCTAGGCCTAAGTTGTTTAACGATGCAGCCAAGTGAGTGAGAGAGCGACGAAGACGCCGAGGCGTCGAAAAGGGGTTGTTCGCACCTGTATCCACAGGAGAATGCGATCTCGAGGTAGCAGATGAAGCGGAGGAAGAAATACTTCCAGTCTCCTCTTGACCAGGAGAAGGTGGTATATTGGCATTCGGGGGTACATGAAAGGGAGCGTCCGTAGGAGATACGTATCTCGGTGACGTGGCGAGTTCATTACTGGGTTCCTCGTCGATAGGTGTGATAGGCGGTGGGGGCGTCATTTGTGACGAACGGAGTGGCGAAGAAACAAGCACCTCTCCGGTAGGTGTTCTCGCTGCACGTCTCGAACGATGGGAACGTCGGGAAGGTGTAGGCGAGGAGGCACTTGGTGTTCCATATGGCGTGCTGTCTCTGGTGGGGCGCACTCGTCCCCCTACGTCTAAGAGAATACTGCCCCGCTCGCTACCGTATGCTGGGGGAGGCGCGAGTGTTCCCACGCTTGGAGCTAAACCCCATTTCTTGACATTGGCCTCAACAAACACGAATCCTGCCTGACCAAAGTTAACGTGGACACTGCATGGGCCATCGGCGCCGATAGTAGGGAAGAGATTCCATTTATTGAGGCCTGTGAAGGCGTCCTCCATCTTTCGACCGTTACGTGTGAAGAAGACGGTGCCTGACCGCGGGCGATAACCAATACCCAAAACATCACCTTCTTTGAGTGAAGAACCAAAAGAGGTTGTGGTGAAAGGATAATTGTGAGATTTGTCGCCATTGGAATGATATGCGATGGAATATCGGTTTAAACCAGGCAGTCGGAAAGGAGGGTATGGTTTAGTGGAGAGCCCGATTGCAACATTTGTAGACTCCGGCAGATCGAACATCTTCACTTCCCAGTAATAGACTTCGTTCAGCTTGGGTAAAGGAAGATTTGACTGCACACACGATGATGAGGCAGGGTCGGGAAGGAAAGTGATTTCTGTTCTTGCATGAACAAGCAGAGAGTTTACGGTATCAAAGTCTGGTTCAAAAGACCAAGCTGATACACCTTTCTCCTGGATTGAAAGAAACTGGGAAAGAGTGATGTCGGTAGGGAGAGAGTTTGGGAGATGTTGAAACTGATAATCTGGTACTGCGAATAAGCACCAACAAAGTGACATACAGACGAATGACGCCAAACCTCTAGCTCTCAGATATTCTCGACGGACACTCTCTGAGACTGATTCGAGCCATCTGGACTCGAGGATCTCAAAACCGCCTTCGCTTTCGATGAGCTCCTCCCTGGCCATGTCGACAGGACCTTCATTGTCGCGAAGAATAATACCACGTCGTCTGCGGATGAGAACAATACACagcaggaagagaagaagaaggaagagaaaggtgGCAAGTACgatgaggagaggaaggaggatAATCCACGCATCGTTTGGGTCGTACTCTGACATGATGGGTGTTGGTGAGCAAGCGCAGGTACCGAGGCAGCGCAAAAAGTTGGTAACCTTTGCGGCTGGCGGTATTCCAGTTTCCCAGTCCGACTCTCTTCTGTACCACCACTGCCGCTCCGATGACCAGTCTTAATCCTCCTTCACCTACACTTGTCAGACGAAAAACTTCAAGCAGACGTCGTGCTGGATCCCATCTACCCCCTCCTCAAGAAACACACGAGGTTTTCATCTACAGAACGTTGCTCAAGAATCAGTTCCATACTCAAATCTCTTTCTCAGATTGCTCTATCCGCCATCCGTTATTTCCTGAAATCTAGAACCTGTTACGACGCTTTTCCAATTTCATTTCGCATAATTGTGTTGGACACCAAGCTCAACGTCAAGAAGGCCCTTCAGTGTCTACTCCTCAACAGTACGTCAGGTCAACTGTCTTTATTCTATTCTTTCCTCAATCCGTTCTTCCTTAGCTGTGGTCTCGGCCCCTTTATGGAATAGTGAAAAATCAGAATTCGCTGGAATGCTTACCGTCCTTGATCTGATTCATCTCATTCAATATTACTACCGGACTGCGACCTACGAGCTTGCAGCAACAGATGTAGAAACTTTACGTCTAGAGGCTCTAAGAGGTGCGGCTTACTGATCTTGTTCATTTGTGCTTGCGATGACTTCGTGCAATCTTCAGGTATCGAAAAGGAGCTTGGTGTTGCACCACCCCCACTTTTACGCCAACACCCTATGAGTTCGCTGTACGATGCCGCTCAAGTCCTCGTTCAGACGCACGCCGGACGTCTTCCTCTACTTGATAACGACACAGAGACTGGGCAGGAGACTATCGTATCTACGCTCACACAATATCGATTGCTCAAGTTTATTTCCATCAATGTAAGCCACAATACCTATTACCGTCTACCAGCTGCCTACTGCCTTACCCAGTGTAACAAAGAGATTCAACAACTTAATCTTCCTCTGCGCAAGCTCGGAATCGGTACCTACGTCGCTACTCCACCACACTCAGTTCCGGACGGGCAGAATCCTTATCACCCTATAGCAACGGCAAGCCTGAACACAACTGTGTTTGACGTAGTACACATGTTCTCGGAACGGGCAATCTCTGCTGTGCCCATCATTGACGAAGATGGCGTTGTCGTTAACCTCTACGAAACTGTCGATGTCATGGTACGTGTGGTGTAGCCGCGTTTTTGTACGTTCCTTAACGGACTTCTAGACATTGGTACGTCTAGGAGCGTACCAGTCTCTTGATCTCAAGATTTGCGATGCTCTGAGCCAAAGATCTCCTGATTTCGCCGGTGTTGTGATTTGCAACGCTTCGGATTCGTTGGGAACGCTACTTCAATTGATCAAGAAACGGAGAGTTCATCGATTGGTCGTTGTTGAGGGAGAGGTATGAATGTTATATGTCTGCTCTTTCTGGCAACTCACTAGTGTACcaggaggaagaaaagaaaggtggGAAGAAGGGAC
Proteins encoded in this window:
- a CDS encoding uncharacterized protein (BUSCO:EOG0926374A) produces the protein MTSLNPPSPTLVRRKTSSRRRAGSHLPPPQETHEIALSAIRYFLKSRTCYDAFPISFRIIVLDTKLNVKKALQCLLLNTVVSAPLWNSEKSEFAGMLTVLDLIHLIQYYYRTATYELAATDVETLRLEALRGIEKELGVAPPPLLRQHPMSSLYDAAQVLVQTHAGRLPLLDNDTETGQETIVSTLTQYRLLKFISINCNKEIQQLNLPLRKLGIGTYVATPPHSVPDGQNPYHPIATASLNTTVFDVVHMFSERAISAVPIIDEDGVVVNLYETVDVMTLVRLGAYQSLDLKICDALSQRSPDFAGVVICNASDSLGTLLQLIKKRRVHRLVVVEGEEEEKKGGKKGRLLGIITLSDVLRYVVGEDTRQ